A genome region from Gouania willdenowi chromosome 9, fGouWil2.1, whole genome shotgun sequence includes the following:
- the mrpl1 gene encoding large ribosomal subunit protein uL1m gives MASCAVTLVKGCHQQLLRAGGSVYLSVSQVTVRSLSAFQPVKKSKKQEAEPKVKKEKKVIDDTDRHKPYGKVAWAPVDDVYVSRHYPRTIYGPQEAINILKKFQILDFTPHDQPVYVNLKLDMALEKKKKVDSFVSVLHLPHPFNTDVNKVLVFTEDANQAKVALENGATLAGGVELIQPILDDEISADFYISVPDILPKLVLLKNKLRKKFPKSKRGSVGINLPRMLEVFKTGHEYMVENECYVQTQIATLNMPSEQIFANLQMFVVDVCSHKPVKMGPFIERAIITSQTSEALWFKSQEALPQPEPVK, from the exons ATGGCATCCTGCGCTGTGACGTTAGTTAAAG GATGTCATCAGCAGCTACTACGAGCTGGTGGTTCCGTCTACCTGAGCGTGTCACAGGTTACTGTTCGCTCCCTTTCAGCCTTTCA GCCTGtgaagaaaagcaaaaaacaggaggcggagcctaaggtgaagaaagagaagaaagtCATAGAtgacacagacagacataaaCCCTACGGTAAGGTAGCGTGGGCTCCAGTGGACGATGTTTACGTCTCTAGACATTATCCACGGACCATCTACGGACCACAGGAAGCTATCAACATCCTGAAGAAGTTTCAGATTCTAGACTTCACTCCCCACGACCAGCCTGTTTACGTTAATCTGAAACTAGACATGGCTCTGGAGAAAAAG AAAAAAGTGGACTCGTTTGTGAGCGTTTTGCATTTACCTCATCCATTCAACACTGATGTGAACAAAGTGTTAGTTTTCACTGAG GATGCTAATCAGGCTAAAGTAGCTCTGGAGAACGGAGCTACGCTAGCTGGTGGAGTGGAACTCATACAGCCG ATCTTGGATGATGAGATTTCAGCAGATTTCTACATATCAGTTCCAGATATTCTACCAAAGCTGGTTCTACTGAAGAACAAACTGAGGAAGAAGTTTCCTAAAAGCAAGAGAg GATCAGTCGGCATCAACCTCCCCAGAATGTTGGAGGTATTTAAAACGGGTCATGAGTACATGGTGGAGAATGAGTGCTACGTCCAGACACAGATAGCTACG CTGAATATGCCCTCAGAGCAGATCTTTGCTAACCTGCAGATGTTTGTGGTTGATGTTTGTTCACATAAACCAGTAAAGATGG GTCCTTTCATTGAACGAGCCATTATCACCAGTCAAACCAGTGAAGCCCTTTGGTTCAAGAGTCAGGAAGCTTTACCACAACCAGAGCCAGTGAAATAA